In one Capricornis sumatraensis isolate serow.1 chromosome 1, serow.2, whole genome shotgun sequence genomic region, the following are encoded:
- the COL8A1 gene encoding collagen alpha-1(VIII) chain, translating to MAGPPSPLQLLGVLLTLSVGSVRLIQAGAYYGIKPLPPQIPAQIPPQIPQYQPLGQQVPHMPLGKDGLNVGKELPHMQYGKEYPHLPQYRKEVQPAPRMGKEAAPKKGKEIPLASLRGEQGPRGEPGPRGPPGPPGLPGQGIPGVKGKPGPQGYPGIGKPGMPGMPGKPGAMGMPGAKGEIGPKGEIGPMGIPGPQGPPGPHGLPGIGKPGGPGLPGQPGAKGERGPKGPPGPPGLQGPKGEKGFGMPGLPGLKGPPGMHGPPGPVGLPGVGKPGVTGFPGPQGPLGKPGPPGEPGPQGPIGVPGVQGPPGIPGIGKPGQDGIPGQPGFPGGKGEQGLPGLPGPPGLPGVGKPGFPGPKGDRGVGGLPGPLGPRGEKGPVGAPGLGGPPGEPGLPGIPGPMGPPGAIGFPGPKGEGGVVGPQGPPGPKGEPGLQGFPGKPGFLGEVGPPGMRGLPGPIGPKGEAGLKGLPGLPGAPGLLGPKGEPGIPGDQGLQGPPGIPGIAGPSGPIGPPGIPGPKGEPGLPGPPGFPGVGKPGVAGLHGPPGKPGALGPQGQPGLPGPPGPPGPPGPPAVMPPTPPPHGEYLPDMGLGIDGAKPPHAYGAKKGKNGGGPAYEMPAFTAELTAPFPPVGAPVKFDKLLYNGRQNYNPQTGIFTCEVPGVYYFVYHVHCKGGNVWVALFKNNEPVMYTYDEYKKGFLDQASGSAVLLLRPGDRVFLQMPSEQAAGLYAGQYVHSSFSGYLLYPM from the exons ATGGCTGGACCACCTTCCCCTCTGCAGCTGCTGGGAGTCCTGCTCACCCTTTCCGTGGGCTCCGTCCGGCTCATCCAAGCTGGTGCCTATTATGGAATCAAGCCACTGCCACCTCAAATTCCTGCTCAGATCCCACCACAAATTCCGCAATACCAGCCCCTGGGCCAGCAAGTACCTCATATGCCTTTGGGCAAAGATGGCCTGAACGTGGGCAAGGAGCTGCCCCACATGCAGTATGGCAAAGAGTATCCACACCTACCCCAATATAGGAAGGAAGTTCAGCCAGCACCGAGAATGGGCAAGGAAGCAGCACCCAAGAAAGGCAAAG AAATACCATTAGCCAGTCTGCGAGGCGAGCAAGGTCCCCGTGGAGAGCCTGGCCCAAGAGGACCACCTGGGCCCCCTGGTTTACCAGGTCAGGGGATACCTGGAGTCAAAGGAAAACCAGGGCCACAGGGGTATCCAGGAATTGGAAAGCCAGGTATGCCTGGAATGCCAGGAAAGCCAGGAGCCATGGGAATGCCTGGGGCCAAAGGTGAAATTGGACCCAAAGGGGAGATCGGACCGATGGGGATCCCTGGACCGCAGGGGCCTCCAGGGCCTCACGGACTTCCTGGCATTGGGAAGCCAGGTGGGCCAGGGTTACCAGGGCAACCAGGTGCCAAAGGTGAGAGAGGACCCAAAGGACCACCAGGCCCTCCAGGCCTTCAGGGTCCTAAAGGAGAGAAGGGTTTCGGGATGCCAGGTCTGCCAGGCCTGAAGGGTCCTCCAGGGATGCATGGCCCTCCTGGCCCTGTAGGACTTCCAGGAGTGGGTAAACCAGGagtgacaggcttccctgggccCCAGGGCCCCCTGGGAAAGCCAGGCCCTCCAGGCGAACCTGGGCCACAAGGCCCTATCGGGGTCCCAGGGGTTCAAGGACCTCCTGGGATACCTGGAATTGGTAAACCGGGCCAGGACGGGATCCCTGGGCAGCCAGGATTTCCAGGTGGTAAAGGGGAGCAAGGCCTGCCAGGACTGCCAGGACCCCCGGGCCTTCCAGGGGTCGGGAAACCAGGTTTCCCTGGACCTAAAGGTGACAGGGGTGTTGGGGGTCTTCCTGGGCCTCTGGGACCAAGAGGGGAGAAAGGACCAGTAGGCGCTCCTGGACTGGGGGGTCCCCCAGGAGAGCCAGGCCTGCCTGGAATCCCAGGTCCTATGGGCCCTCCAGGGGCTATCGGTTTTCCTGGACCCAAAGGAGAAGGTGGGGTTGTGGGGCCACAGGGGCCACCAGGACCGAAGGGTGAGCCAGGGCTTCAAGGCTTCCCAGGAAAGCCAGGGTTCCTTGGTGAAGTGGGGCCCCCTGGCATGAGGGGCTTACCAGGTCCCATAGGGCCCAAGGGGGAGGCTGGGCTCAAAGGTTTGCCAGGACTACCGGGTGCCCCAGGGCTGCTTGGACCAAAGGGAGAGCCAGGAATCCCAGGGGATCAGGGTTTACAGGGTCCCCCAGGCATCCCAGGGATTGCAGGCCCGAGTGGCCCCATTGGACCACCTGGAATTCCTGGCCCCAAAGGAGAACCCGGTCTCCCGGGGCCCCCGGGGTTCCCTGGagtagggaagcctggagtagcAGGACTTCATGGCCCCCCGGGGAAGCCTGGTGCCCTCGGTCCCCAAGGCCAGCCCGGCCTTCCAGGACCCCCAGGCCCTCCTGGGCCCCCAGGGCCCCCAGCTGTGATGCCCCCGACACCACCACCCCATGGAGAGTACCTGCCAGATATGGGGCTGGGAATCGACGGAGCGAAACCCCCGCACGCCTACGGGGCTAAGAAAGGCAAGAATGGAGGAGGGCCGGCCTACGAGATGCCCGCGTTCACCGCTGAGCTGACGGCGCCTTTCCCGCCCGTGGGGGCCCCAGTGAAGTTCGACAAACTGCTCTATAACGGCAGACAGAACTACAACCCGCAGACGGGCATCTTCACCTGCGAGGTCCCTGGGGTCTACTACTTTGTATACCACGTTCACTGCAAGGGGGGCAACGTGTGGGTTGCTCTGTTTAAGAACAACGAGCCCGTGATGTACACGTACGACGAGTACAAGAAGGGCTTCCTGGACCAGGCGTCCGGCAGTGCGGTGCTGCTGCTCCGGCCCGGGGACCGGGTGTTCCTGCAGATGCCCTCTGAACAGGCCGCGGGGCTGTACGCTGGGCAGTACGTCCATTCCTCTTTTTCAGGATATTTATTGTATCccatgtaa